One Gemmatimonadota bacterium DNA window includes the following coding sequences:
- a CDS encoding 1-(5-phosphoribosyl)-5-[(5-phosphoribosylamino)methylideneamino] imidazole-4-carboxamide isomerase, giving the protein MIVAAAVDIREGRCVQLVGGDPGAERISLPSPLEAARNWVGQGFRHLHVIDLDAALGSGTNDALIDPILPLCEDTQVGGGVRTDERAHALLAAGAARVIVGTRALHDPEWLRGLAERHPERIVAAADVRDGIVVAHGWTQGSGRTLDDVLASWRDLPLAGVLMTDVSREGAMQGLDGTLVERARAATPHALQVAGGIGHIGDVRRAHEAGADAVVLGMSIYTGAIDVDALLEEFTL; this is encoded by the coding sequence ATGATCGTCGCCGCCGCCGTCGACATCCGGGAGGGACGCTGTGTGCAGCTGGTGGGGGGCGATCCCGGCGCCGAGCGCATCTCGCTTCCGTCGCCGCTGGAGGCGGCCCGGAACTGGGTGGGCCAGGGCTTCCGCCACCTGCACGTGATCGATCTGGACGCCGCGTTGGGCTCGGGCACCAACGACGCGCTGATCGACCCCATCCTGCCGCTGTGTGAGGATACGCAGGTGGGCGGCGGCGTCCGCACGGACGAGCGCGCGCACGCGCTGCTCGCCGCCGGCGCCGCGCGCGTGATCGTCGGCACCCGCGCCCTGCACGACCCGGAGTGGCTGCGCGGGCTCGCGGAGCGCCACCCGGAGCGGATCGTGGCCGCGGCCGACGTCCGCGACGGGATCGTCGTCGCGCACGGCTGGACCCAGGGGAGCGGTCGGACCCTCGACGACGTGCTGGCTTCCTGGCGGGACCTGCCCCTGGCCGGGGTGCTCATGACCGACGTCTCCCGGGAGGGAGCCATGCAGGGTCTGGACGGCACCCTGGTGGAGCGCGCACGGGCCGCCACCCCGCACGCCCTGCAGGTCGCCGGCGGCATCGGCCACATCGGCGATGTGCGCCGTGCGCACGAGGCCGGTGCGGACGCGGTCGTCCTGGGGATGTCCATCTACACCGGCGCGATCGACGTGGACGCGCTGCTGGAGGAGTTCACGCTGTGA
- the hisG gene encoding ATP phosphoribosyltransferase: MTRIALPNKGRLAERALALFEQAGLPPSFRAERALVAGLGRGYQAIFVRAQDIPEFVADGAAELGITGADLIEESGRETTELLDLGFGRCRLVVAAKDDAPLSSPAELAPGTRVATSFPRLATRYFESLGVAIRIAPVSGAAEIAPHLGVADVIVDLSSTGSTLRVNGLKEIGTILDSTARLVANPPALEEARTRDPIDALVAALESVLRAEKKRYLMANVPRDRLEEVRALLPGISGPTVVDVLDRGSWVAAHAVVDADDVFETIARLKALGAEGILLTRIERLMP, from the coding sequence ATGACGAGGATCGCACTCCCCAACAAGGGGAGGCTCGCCGAGCGTGCCCTGGCGCTGTTCGAACAGGCGGGGCTGCCGCCCAGCTTCCGCGCCGAGCGCGCGCTGGTGGCCGGCCTGGGGCGCGGCTATCAGGCCATCTTCGTACGCGCGCAGGACATCCCCGAGTTCGTGGCCGACGGGGCCGCCGAGCTGGGCATCACCGGCGCCGACCTCATCGAGGAATCCGGGCGTGAGACGACCGAGCTGCTCGACCTGGGGTTCGGGCGCTGTCGCCTGGTCGTGGCGGCCAAGGACGACGCGCCCCTCTCTTCCCCGGCGGAGCTCGCGCCCGGCACGCGCGTCGCCACCTCCTTCCCTCGGCTGGCGACCCGCTACTTCGAGTCGCTGGGGGTGGCGATCCGCATCGCGCCGGTGAGCGGCGCCGCGGAGATCGCCCCACACCTCGGCGTGGCCGACGTCATCGTGGACCTGAGCTCCACTGGCTCGACGCTGCGCGTCAACGGGCTGAAGGAGATCGGCACGATCCTGGACTCGACGGCGCGCCTGGTCGCGAATCCGCCGGCGTTGGAGGAGGCACGCACGCGAGACCCGATCGACGCGCTGGTGGCCGCGCTCGAGTCCGTGCTGCGGGCGGAGAAGAAGCGCTACCTGATGGCCAACGTGCCCCGGGACCGGCTTGAGGAAGTGCGCGCACTGCTGCCGGGCATCTCCGGGCCCACCGTGGTGGACGTGCTGGATCGGGGCTCGTGGGTCGCTGCCCACGCCGTCGTCGACGCGGACGATGTCTTCGAGACCATCGCCCGCCTGAAGGCCCTCGGTGCCGAGGGAATCCTGCTCACGCGCATCGAGAGGTTGATGCCATGA
- a CDS encoding imidazoleglycerol-phosphate dehydratase: MKRVERQTRETTIRVGVALGNGPARIDVENEFLRHMLDTFARYAGLELELHARGDLHHHTVEDVAITLGLALKDLTPARATRYGWAAVPMDDAWVDAALDLGGRAWYGGTLPSRLYQHFLRSLAFAMDATLHVQVVRGFDRHHIVEAAIKATGLSLRQAIAEGDQLFSTKGAVEIRRTED, from the coding sequence GTGAAGCGAGTGGAGCGGCAGACGCGCGAGACCACCATCCGCGTGGGCGTGGCCCTGGGCAACGGCCCGGCCCGGATCGACGTGGAGAACGAGTTCCTCCGGCACATGCTCGACACGTTCGCGCGCTATGCGGGGCTGGAGCTGGAGCTGCACGCCCGGGGCGACCTGCATCACCACACCGTGGAAGACGTGGCCATCACCCTCGGGCTGGCCCTGAAGGACCTCACACCCGCCCGGGCCACGCGCTACGGGTGGGCCGCCGTCCCCATGGACGACGCCTGGGTGGACGCCGCGCTGGACCTGGGCGGCCGGGCCTGGTACGGCGGCACGCTCCCGTCCCGGCTCTATCAGCACTTCCTGCGCAGCCTCGCCTTCGCCATGGACGCGACGCTGCACGTACAGGTGGTCCGCGGCTTCGACCGCCACCACATCGTGGAAGCGGCCATCAAGGCCACGGGGCTGTCGCTGAGGCAGGCGATCGCCGAGGGGGACCAGCTGTTCTCCACCAAGGGCGCGGTCGAGATCCGCCGCACGGAGGACTGA
- the hisF gene encoding imidazole glycerol phosphate synthase subunit HisF — protein sequence MLRPRLIVCLDVKDGRVVKGRRFQGLRDVGDPVELAARYEADGADEIVFLDVSATLENRGTFLDTVTRTAEALFVPLTVGGGVRSVEDIATLLRAGADKVGLNSAIVRDPALLGRAADAFGSQCVVASVDAARVPGETPPRWTVHTHGGSRPVEREGVAWAVECAERGAGEVLLTSIDQDGARTGYDLDLLAAVSGRVHVPVIASGGAAHAGHLYDGLVRGGAAAVLLAGVLHDGLTTVQSLKEGLHERGVHVR from the coding sequence GTGCTGCGACCGCGATTGATCGTTTGTCTGGACGTGAAGGACGGCCGGGTGGTGAAGGGTCGGCGCTTCCAGGGGCTGCGGGACGTCGGGGATCCGGTGGAGCTGGCCGCGCGGTATGAAGCCGACGGCGCGGATGAGATCGTCTTCCTGGATGTGAGCGCGACGCTGGAGAACCGCGGCACCTTCCTCGACACCGTGACGCGCACGGCGGAAGCCCTGTTCGTGCCGCTGACGGTGGGTGGAGGGGTGCGCTCCGTGGAGGACATCGCCACGCTGCTGCGTGCCGGGGCGGACAAGGTGGGTCTGAACAGCGCCATCGTGCGGGATCCCGCCCTGCTGGGTCGCGCCGCCGATGCGTTCGGATCGCAGTGCGTCGTGGCGAGCGTCGACGCCGCCCGGGTCCCCGGGGAGACGCCGCCCCGCTGGACCGTGCACACGCACGGGGGCAGCCGCCCGGTGGAGCGGGAGGGTGTGGCCTGGGCGGTCGAGTGCGCCGAGCGCGGCGCGGGCGAGGTGCTCCTCACCTCCATCGACCAGGACGGCGCGCGCACCGGGTACGATCTCGACCTGCTGGCCGCCGTCTCGGGGCGCGTGCACGTGCCCGTGATCGCCTCGGGAGGAGCGGCCCACGCCGGGCACCTGTACGACGGGCTCGTGCGCGGCGGCGCGGCGGCCGTTCTGCTCGCGGGCGTGCTGCACGATGGACTCACCACGGTACAGAGCCTCAAAGAAGGGCTCCACGAGCGAGGAGTGCACGTCCGATGA
- a CDS encoding aminotransferase class I/II-fold pyridoxal phosphate-dependent enzyme, with the protein MSFPRSALAGLHPYAPDPTPVDVDLSDNTNLWGPHPAALATLAGAAAGVARYPTAYGDPVRHAVARRFGVDVTCVTTGCGSDDLIDAAFRAFAEPGEALAYLAPTFSMVEHAAVTNSLELRPSVVDHANGGALPDPRALLTRRPALVYVCSPNNPTATALPEAWLQALVDAVEAEPDGPVLLVDEAYAEFCGRSVLPAAAERSRTLVLRTLSKAYGLAGLRVGYAVGAERLVVELNKARGPFKVGVASEQAAAAALLDESGWLQDVVTQTRALRARLVTALDAQGWESLPSDANFVLIRVPEGAREAVHARLTERRVGVRSFRFADGTHWMRATVGPWPLMERLLEALGDLR; encoded by the coding sequence ATGAGCTTCCCCCGCAGCGCGCTCGCGGGCCTGCACCCGTATGCCCCCGACCCCACCCCGGTCGACGTGGACCTGTCCGACAACACGAACCTGTGGGGTCCGCACCCGGCCGCGCTGGCCACGCTGGCCGGCGCCGCCGCCGGGGTCGCGCGCTACCCGACGGCCTACGGGGATCCGGTCCGCCACGCCGTCGCGCGGCGCTTCGGCGTGGATGTCACGTGCGTGACCACCGGCTGCGGCTCGGACGATCTCATCGATGCGGCCTTCCGGGCCTTCGCCGAGCCGGGCGAGGCGCTCGCCTACCTGGCACCCACCTTCTCGATGGTGGAGCACGCCGCCGTCACCAACTCGCTGGAGCTCCGGCCGTCCGTGGTGGATCATGCCAACGGCGGAGCCCTCCCCGACCCCCGGGCGCTGCTGACGCGGCGCCCGGCCCTCGTCTACGTGTGCTCCCCCAACAATCCCACCGCCACGGCTCTGCCGGAGGCGTGGCTGCAGGCGCTCGTCGACGCCGTGGAGGCGGAGCCGGACGGTCCGGTGTTGCTGGTGGACGAAGCGTATGCGGAGTTCTGCGGGCGCAGCGTCCTTCCCGCCGCAGCGGAGCGCTCGCGCACGCTGGTGCTGCGCACGCTGTCGAAGGCCTACGGCCTCGCTGGGCTGCGGGTGGGGTACGCGGTCGGCGCCGAGCGCCTGGTCGTGGAGCTCAACAAGGCCCGGGGGCCCTTCAAGGTCGGCGTGGCCTCCGAGCAGGCGGCCGCCGCTGCGCTGCTGGACGAGTCCGGCTGGCTCCAGGACGTCGTGACACAAACGCGCGCGCTTCGTGCCCGACTCGTGACCGCGCTGGACGCGCAGGGGTGGGAGTCGCTGCCGTCCGACGCCAACTTCGTGCTCATCCGCGTTCCCGAAGGTGCGCGGGAGGCCGTCCACGCGCGGCTCACCGAGCGGCGGGTGGGGGTGCGGAGCTTCCGCTTCGCCGACGGAACGCACTGGATGCGGGCCACGGTGGGACCGTGGCCGCTCATGGAGCGCCTGCTGGAGGCGCTGGGGGATCTGCGATGA
- a CDS encoding carbamoyltransferase: MSSRPVLGISAFYHDSAACLVQEGRVVAAAQEERFTRQKGDASFPAAAVEYCLGHAGLTPADLGAVAFYDKPLLKFERILETYLGVAPRGFRSFLKAAPLWATDRLRIDGQIREALDFEGDVLYAEHHESHAASAFFPSPFEEAAVLTMDGVGEWATTSFGVGRGSDLELLKELHWPDSLGLLYSAFTYFTGFKVNSGEYKVMGLAPYGRPRYVDVILSELMDLKEDGSFRLNQRYFNYLTGLTMTNDRMAELFDGPARRPEAPLTQREMDLARSVQEVTEEVMLRMARTVHRETGLPNLCLAGGVALNCVGNGRLLREGPFENLWIQPAAGDAGGALGVALLAWHRHFGQPRTVCPGRDAMQGSYLGPEFSEAEIQAYLDGVGAPYQRLDDACLFERVAGLLADEQVVGWFRGRMEFGPRALGGRSILGDPRSPRMQAQLNLKIKFRESFRPFAPSVLVDRVSDYFEIERASPYMLLVAPVREHRRLPLPEGSDGLWGIDLLNVPRSDIPAVTHVDYSARIQTVDGASNPDYHGLLTAFAARTGCAVLVNTSFNVRGEPIVCTPADAYRCFMRTHMDHLVVGPFLLSKEGQPAWTEEVDWRTDIPLD; this comes from the coding sequence ATGTCCAGCAGGCCCGTTCTAGGGATCTCCGCCTTCTATCACGACTCCGCTGCCTGTCTCGTACAGGAGGGTCGGGTCGTGGCGGCGGCGCAGGAAGAGCGTTTCACCCGCCAGAAGGGAGACGCGTCGTTCCCGGCCGCAGCCGTCGAATACTGCCTCGGCCACGCGGGCCTCACGCCCGCCGATCTGGGTGCCGTTGCCTTCTACGACAAGCCGCTCCTCAAGTTCGAGCGCATCCTCGAGACCTACCTCGGCGTGGCGCCCCGCGGGTTCCGTTCGTTCCTGAAGGCCGCGCCGCTCTGGGCGACGGACCGACTGCGGATCGACGGCCAGATCCGCGAGGCCCTGGACTTCGAAGGCGACGTGCTCTACGCCGAGCACCACGAGTCGCACGCCGCATCGGCATTCTTTCCTTCGCCGTTCGAGGAGGCTGCCGTCCTGACCATGGACGGGGTGGGGGAGTGGGCCACCACCTCGTTCGGTGTGGGGCGGGGCTCCGACCTGGAGCTGCTGAAGGAGCTGCACTGGCCGGATTCGCTGGGCCTCCTGTACTCCGCCTTCACGTACTTCACGGGCTTCAAGGTCAACTCCGGCGAGTACAAGGTCATGGGCCTCGCACCGTACGGACGGCCCCGCTACGTGGACGTCATCCTGTCCGAGCTGATGGACCTGAAGGAGGACGGCTCTTTCCGCCTGAACCAGCGCTACTTCAACTACCTCACCGGGCTCACCATGACGAACGATCGCATGGCCGAGCTCTTCGACGGGCCGGCGCGCCGGCCTGAAGCGCCGTTGACCCAGCGCGAGATGGATCTGGCGCGGTCCGTCCAGGAGGTGACGGAGGAGGTGATGCTGCGCATGGCGCGCACGGTGCACCGCGAGACCGGCCTGCCGAACCTCTGCCTGGCCGGCGGCGTGGCGCTCAACTGCGTCGGAAACGGACGGCTGCTGCGTGAGGGGCCGTTCGAGAACCTTTGGATCCAGCCCGCGGCCGGAGATGCCGGCGGCGCGCTGGGCGTGGCGCTCCTGGCCTGGCACCGCCACTTCGGGCAGCCCCGCACCGTCTGTCCGGGGCGTGATGCCATGCAGGGCTCGTATCTGGGGCCCGAGTTCTCCGAAGCCGAGATCCAGGCCTACCTGGACGGCGTCGGTGCGCCGTATCAGCGCCTCGACGACGCATGTCTCTTCGAACGCGTCGCCGGGCTGCTCGCCGACGAACAGGTCGTCGGCTGGTTCCGGGGTCGGATGGAGTTCGGTCCGCGGGCGCTGGGTGGGCGCAGCATCCTCGGCGACCCCCGCTCACCGCGCATGCAGGCGCAGCTCAACCTCAAGATCAAGTTCCGGGAGAGCTTCCGTCCCTTTGCCCCGAGTGTTCTCGTCGATCGCGTGTCCGACTACTTCGAGATCGAACGCGCGTCGCCGTACATGCTGTTGGTCGCCCCCGTCCGGGAGCATCGGCGGCTCCCACTGCCCGAGGGATCAGACGGCTTGTGGGGCATCGACCTCCTGAACGTCCCGCGTTCGGACATACCGGCCGTCACGCATGTGGACTACTCGGCTCGCATCCAGACTGTGGACGGAGCATCCAACCCGGACTACCACGGCCTGCTCACCGCATTCGCGGCCCGCACGGGCTGCGCGGTCCTGGTCAACACGTCCTTCAATGTCCGCGGCGAGCCGATCGTCTGCACTCCCGCCGACGCCTACCGCTGTTTCATGCGTACCCACATGGACCACCTGGTGGTCGGTCCGTTTCTGCTGTCCAAGGAGGGTCAACCCGCCTGGACGGAGGAGGTCGATTGGAGAACCGACATCCCCCTCGACTGA
- the hisH gene encoding imidazole glycerol phosphate synthase subunit HisH — protein MKVALFDYGAGNLHSLAKALARFGADVRVTSDWSAALDGDALVLPGVGSFQAAVRSLPADPTPVRAALAGGHPCLGICLGMQLLFEQSEEGEGIGLGLVPGRVRRLRSPVVPQMGWNDVETGPDPLFAVDAPLIAYYANSFVCEPADPSHVIAWSEYEGDRFAAAVRAAHTWGVQFHPEKSSRPGLALIERFLETVR, from the coding sequence ATGAAGGTCGCGCTCTTCGACTACGGGGCCGGCAATCTGCACTCGCTCGCGAAGGCGCTGGCGCGCTTCGGTGCCGACGTCCGCGTCACCTCCGACTGGAGCGCCGCGCTCGACGGTGATGCGCTCGTGCTGCCGGGCGTGGGATCGTTCCAGGCCGCCGTGCGGAGCCTGCCTGCGGACCCCACCCCGGTCCGTGCGGCGCTCGCGGGCGGGCACCCCTGTCTGGGCATCTGTCTCGGCATGCAGCTGCTCTTCGAGCAAAGCGAGGAGGGGGAAGGGATCGGACTCGGTCTCGTGCCGGGCCGCGTGCGCCGTTTGCGTTCACCGGTCGTGCCCCAGATGGGCTGGAACGACGTGGAGACCGGACCCGACCCGCTGTTCGCCGTCGACGCGCCGCTGATCGCCTACTACGCCAACTCCTTCGTGTGCGAACCCGCCGATCCGAGCCATGTGATCGCATGGTCGGAGTACGAGGGCGACCGCTTCGCAGCCGCTGTCCGCGCCGCCCACACGTGGGGCGTGCAGTTCCACCCGGAGAAGAGCTCCCGGCCGGGACTCGCCCTCATCGAGCGCTTCCTGGAGACCGTGCGATGA
- the hisD gene encoding histidinol dehydrogenase: MRLRIDGTLDGLDRAAREHLRTRRPADQADLAERVAAIVARVRSEGDPALLEYARTLDGAELERLDVPREAWRAAADRLDTGARRALERATGNLERFHRALIPPDVRAEPEPGVALERRSVPVRRVGVYAPGGRAAYPSSVLMGVVPARAVGVSEVIVCSPPGKDGRVSDAVLAAAWIGGADRLFAVGGAGAIAALAYGTETIPTVDVVVGPGNRWVNEAKKQVAGEVRIDSPAGPSELLVLADGNAEPTVVARELVAQAEHDPDAAVVLVTPDAALLEGVRTALRAEVARAERKEVVEASLAAHGALLRADGLRAATEFANEYAAEHLLLLVDEPGPTLAALRTAGTVFVGAHSSVAFGDYLTGANHVLPTGGRAHAFSGLSSEHFLRSFTVQHVSAAAAERMAADTGALADLEGLPGHAYAARAAGGLA, from the coding sequence ATGAGGCTGAGGATCGACGGGACCCTGGACGGACTCGACCGCGCGGCCCGCGAGCACCTGCGGACACGGCGACCGGCCGATCAGGCGGATCTGGCCGAGCGGGTGGCGGCGATCGTGGCGCGCGTGCGCAGCGAGGGCGATCCCGCCCTGCTGGAGTACGCGCGGACGCTCGACGGCGCCGAGTTGGAGAGGCTGGACGTGCCGCGGGAGGCCTGGCGGGCCGCCGCTGACCGGCTGGACACAGGCGCGCGTCGCGCCCTGGAGCGCGCCACCGGCAACCTCGAGCGCTTCCATCGGGCACTGATCCCCCCCGACGTCCGGGCCGAGCCCGAGCCCGGCGTCGCCCTGGAACGCCGCTCGGTGCCTGTGCGCCGCGTGGGCGTGTACGCACCCGGCGGCCGCGCAGCCTATCCGAGCAGCGTGCTCATGGGCGTCGTCCCCGCGCGGGCCGTGGGCGTGTCGGAGGTGATCGTCTGCTCGCCCCCGGGGAAGGACGGGCGCGTGAGCGACGCCGTGCTGGCCGCGGCCTGGATCGGGGGTGCGGATCGCCTGTTCGCGGTCGGCGGCGCGGGTGCCATCGCCGCGCTCGCGTACGGGACGGAGACGATCCCCACGGTGGACGTCGTGGTGGGTCCCGGAAACCGCTGGGTGAACGAAGCCAAGAAGCAGGTGGCCGGCGAGGTGCGCATCGATTCCCCCGCCGGTCCTTCGGAGCTGCTGGTGCTCGCGGACGGGAACGCCGAGCCGACCGTCGTGGCGCGCGAGCTGGTGGCGCAGGCGGAGCACGACCCCGACGCCGCCGTGGTGCTCGTCACACCGGACGCTGCGCTGCTCGAGGGTGTGCGCACCGCGCTGCGCGCCGAGGTGGCCCGCGCGGAGCGCAAGGAGGTGGTCGAGGCGTCGCTGGCGGCGCACGGCGCGTTGCTGCGCGCGGACGGCTTGCGGGCCGCCACGGAGTTCGCGAACGAGTACGCGGCCGAGCACCTGCTCCTGCTCGTGGACGAGCCCGGTCCCACGCTCGCCGCGTTGCGCACGGCCGGCACCGTGTTCGTGGGCGCACACAGCTCGGTCGCGTTCGGCGACTACCTGACCGGAGCCAACCACGTGCTTCCCACCGGGGGGCGGGCCCACGCCTTCTCCGGCCTGTCGAGCGAGCATTTCCTGCGATCGTTCACGGTCCAGCACGTCTCGGCCGCGGCCGCGGAGCGGATGGCGGCGGACACCGGTGCCCTGGCCGATCTCGAAGGACTGCCGGGACACGCCTACGCCGCCCGCGCGGCGGGAGGGCTCGCATGA
- the hisIE gene encoding bifunctional phosphoribosyl-AMP cyclohydrolase/phosphoribosyl-ATP diphosphatase HisIE produces the protein MTLPLPIRTPDDLEPLRFGGPDGLVPVIAQDHRSGRVLMLAWANREALERTLESGELHFWSRARRQLWKKGETSGNVLQVRALSADCDADTVLAQVDPTGPVCHTGARTCFGDRSSGGLVDRLWRRLEARKDADPATSYTAELLQDENRRLKKLGEEATELVVALARREGTRIDEEAADLLYHTLVALLGAGRDLDDLLGALAARER, from the coding sequence ATGACCCTCCCCCTGCCCATCCGCACCCCCGACGATCTCGAGCCGCTGCGCTTCGGCGGACCGGATGGCCTGGTGCCCGTCATCGCGCAGGACCACCGGAGCGGAAGGGTCCTGATGCTGGCCTGGGCCAACCGCGAGGCCCTCGAGCGCACCCTGGAGTCGGGCGAGCTGCACTTCTGGTCGCGCGCGCGCCGGCAACTGTGGAAGAAGGGGGAGACGTCGGGCAACGTGTTGCAGGTGCGGGCGCTGTCGGCCGATTGTGACGCCGACACCGTGCTGGCCCAGGTCGATCCGACCGGGCCCGTGTGCCACACCGGCGCGCGGACCTGCTTCGGCGACCGGAGCAGCGGGGGGCTCGTGGACCGGCTGTGGCGTCGCCTCGAAGCCCGGAAGGACGCCGATCCGGCCACCAGCTACACCGCGGAGCTGTTGCAGGACGAGAACCGCCGGCTCAAGAAGCTGGGGGAAGAGGCCACGGAGCTGGTGGTGGCGCTCGCCCGCCGGGAGGGCACGCGGATCGACGAGGAAGCGGCCGACCTGCTCTACCACACCCTGGTCGCGCTCCTGGGGGCGGGCCGCGACCTCGACGACCTCCTGGGCGCGCTCGCGGCGCGGGAGCGGTAG